A region from the Triticum aestivum cultivar Chinese Spring chromosome 3D, IWGSC CS RefSeq v2.1, whole genome shotgun sequence genome encodes:
- the LOC123080381 gene encoding phosphatidylinositol transfer protein PDR16 encodes MASSGGGGGGGGDAGEGEWLKVAELKAMAEAQDPHVKEVDNMTLRRFLRARDHDVGKASAMLLKFVAWRREAVPGGVGGVMPADLVRTELSQDKARMGGVDRAGRPVLLVFPAKHFSADRDMAEHKRLVVYLLDRISARIPRGQDKFMCIVDLKGWGYANSDVRAYIAAIEIMQGYYPERLGKALMVHVPYIFMKAWKMVYPFIDTNTRDKFVFVDDKNLEETLRREMDESQVPEMYGGKLPTVPLTDD; translated from the exons ATGGCgagcagcggaggaggaggaggagggggaggggacgcAGGGGAAGGGGAGTGGCTCAAGGTCGCCGAGCTCAAGGCCATGGCGGAGGCCCAGGACCCGCATGTCAAG GAGGTGGACAACATGACGCTGCGGAGGTTCCTGCGCGCGCGCGACCACGACGTGGGCAAGGCCTCGGCGATGCTGCTCAAGTTCGTGGCGTGGAGGCGGGAGGCCGTgccgggcggcgtcggcggcgtgaTGCCGGCCGATCTGGTGCGGACGGAGCTGTCGCAGGACAAGGCCCGCATGGGCGGCGTCGACCGCGCCGGCCGCCCCGTCCTGCTCGTCTTCCCCGCCAAGCACTTCTCCGCCGACCGCGACATGGCGGAGCACAAGC GACTAGTTGTGTACCTGCTGGACAGGATCAGTGCCAGGATCCCGCGGGGGCAGGACAAGTTCATGTGCATCGTGGACCTGAAAGGGTGGGGGTACGCCAACTCGGACGTGCGCGCCTACATCGCGGCCATCGAGATCATGCAGGGCTACTACCCGGAGCGGCTGGGCAAGGCGCTCATGGTCCACGTGCCCTACATCTTCATGAAGGCCTGGAAGATGGTGTACCCCTTCATCGACACCAACACCAGGGACAAG TTCGTGTTCGTGGATGACAAGAACTTGGAGGAGACTCTGCGGCGGGAGATGGATGAGAGCCAGGTGCCGGAGATGTACGGCGGGAAGCTGCCCACTGTCCCCCTCACCGACGACTAG